Proteins found in one Cataglyphis hispanica isolate Lineage 1 chromosome 15, ULB_Chis1_1.0, whole genome shotgun sequence genomic segment:
- the LOC126854888 gene encoding endoplasmic reticulum resident protein 44 isoform X1 gives MLTRCDIFHFKVLILYACLLIHLPNNIAEEVIEGAVPLTHKNIDITLAENELVFINFYAQWCRFSNLLAPIFDKAADKIREEFPEPGRVVMAKVDCDQETSVASRFHISKYPTLKVIRNGQPTKREYRGQRSTEAFQEFIRKQLEDPIREFFDLKELNELDDKKRMIIGYFDRKDTPEYELFRKVATNLKDDCQFHVGFGTCSNQSCEIGQHFHLLNASKALHPPGEPIIVFRSDKALSNDEDETYKGSLRIYDELNVWAQEKCVPLVREITFENAEELTEEGLPFLILFHAPDDVENVKLYKDIVTRTLISEKQNVNFLTADGLKFAHPLHHLGKSTADLPLIAIDSFRHMYLFKDFNDIFVEGKLKAFLDDLYSGKLHREFHYGPDTSNDIPQITGKQVKTPTTPPESAFKKLAPSKNRYTIVKDEL, from the exons ATGCTGACCCGCtgtgatatttttcatttcaaagtACTTATACTTTATGCTTGTCTCCTG ATACATTTGCCAAATAATATAGCAGAAGAAGTAATAGAAGGAGCAGTTCCACTCACTCATAAGAATATTGATATAACATTAG ctGAGAATGaacttgtatttataaatttctatgcaCAATGGTGTCGCTTCAGCAACTTACTAGCTCCAATTTTTGATAAAGCTGCAGATAAAATTAGGGAAGAATTTCCAGAACCAGGGAGAGTAGTAATGGCTAAAGTGGATTGTGACCAAGAAA CATCTGTGGCATCTAGGTTTCACATAAGTAAATATCCaacattaaaagtaataagaaATGGACAACCAACCAAGAGAGAGTACAGGGGTCAGCGATCAACTGAAGCATTCCAAGAATTTATCAGGAAGCAGCTAGAAGATCctattagagaattttttgatttaaaagaaCTTAATGAACTTGATGATAAAAAACGTATGATTATTGGATATTTTGACAGAAAAGATACACCAGAATATGAATTATTCAGGAAAGTTGCCACTAATTTGAAGGATGATTGCCAGTTCCATGTTGGCTTTgg CACATGCTCCAATCAAAGTTGTGAAATTGGACAGCACTTTCATTTGCT GAATGCAAGTAAGGCTCTGCATCCTCCAGGAGAGCCAATTATTGTCTTCCGATCCGATAAAGCCCTATCCAATGATGAAGATGAAACTTATAAAGGAAGTTTGCGCATTTATGATGAATTAAATGTATGGGCACAGGAAAAATGTGTGCCGCTTGTAAGAGAAATAACATTCGAAAATGCAGAAGAACTAACGGAAGAAGGGCTACCATTCCTTATACTGTTCCATGCTCCCGATGACGTAGAAAATGTCAAGCTGTACAAAGATATTGTAACTAGAACATTAATAAGCGAAAAAC aGAATGTCAATTTCTTAACCGCTGATGGCCTGAAATTTGCACATCCGCTACATCATTTAGGAAAAAGCACAGCAGATCTGCCACTGATTGCAATAGATAGCTTTAGACACATGTACCTGTTCAAAGATTTCAATGACATTTTTGTAGAAGGAAAACTTAAAGCTTTTCTCGATGACTTGTATTCTGGCAAACTTCATCGTGAATTTCATTATGGTCCTGACACCAGTAATGATATACCACAAATTACTGGAAAACAAGTGAAAACGCCCACAACACCACCAGAGTCTGCATTCAAGAAACTGGCACCAAGcaaaaatagatatacaaTAGTTAAGGATGAACTATAA
- the LOC126854888 gene encoding endoplasmic reticulum resident protein 44 isoform X2 — MLTRCDIFHFKVLILYACLLIHLPNNIAEEVIEGAVPLTHKNIDITLAENELVFINFYAQWCRFSNLLAPIFDKAADKIREEFPEPGRVVMAKVDCDQETSVASRFHISKYPTLKVIRNGQPTKREYRGQRSTEAFQEFIRKQLEDPIREFFDLKELNELDDKKRMIIGYFDRKDTPEYELFRKVATNLKDDCQFHVGFGNASKALHPPGEPIIVFRSDKALSNDEDETYKGSLRIYDELNVWAQEKCVPLVREITFENAEELTEEGLPFLILFHAPDDVENVKLYKDIVTRTLISEKQNVNFLTADGLKFAHPLHHLGKSTADLPLIAIDSFRHMYLFKDFNDIFVEGKLKAFLDDLYSGKLHREFHYGPDTSNDIPQITGKQVKTPTTPPESAFKKLAPSKNRYTIVKDEL; from the exons ATGCTGACCCGCtgtgatatttttcatttcaaagtACTTATACTTTATGCTTGTCTCCTG ATACATTTGCCAAATAATATAGCAGAAGAAGTAATAGAAGGAGCAGTTCCACTCACTCATAAGAATATTGATATAACATTAG ctGAGAATGaacttgtatttataaatttctatgcaCAATGGTGTCGCTTCAGCAACTTACTAGCTCCAATTTTTGATAAAGCTGCAGATAAAATTAGGGAAGAATTTCCAGAACCAGGGAGAGTAGTAATGGCTAAAGTGGATTGTGACCAAGAAA CATCTGTGGCATCTAGGTTTCACATAAGTAAATATCCaacattaaaagtaataagaaATGGACAACCAACCAAGAGAGAGTACAGGGGTCAGCGATCAACTGAAGCATTCCAAGAATTTATCAGGAAGCAGCTAGAAGATCctattagagaattttttgatttaaaagaaCTTAATGAACTTGATGATAAAAAACGTATGATTATTGGATATTTTGACAGAAAAGATACACCAGAATATGAATTATTCAGGAAAGTTGCCACTAATTTGAAGGATGATTGCCAGTTCCATGTTGGCTTTgg GAATGCAAGTAAGGCTCTGCATCCTCCAGGAGAGCCAATTATTGTCTTCCGATCCGATAAAGCCCTATCCAATGATGAAGATGAAACTTATAAAGGAAGTTTGCGCATTTATGATGAATTAAATGTATGGGCACAGGAAAAATGTGTGCCGCTTGTAAGAGAAATAACATTCGAAAATGCAGAAGAACTAACGGAAGAAGGGCTACCATTCCTTATACTGTTCCATGCTCCCGATGACGTAGAAAATGTCAAGCTGTACAAAGATATTGTAACTAGAACATTAATAAGCGAAAAAC aGAATGTCAATTTCTTAACCGCTGATGGCCTGAAATTTGCACATCCGCTACATCATTTAGGAAAAAGCACAGCAGATCTGCCACTGATTGCAATAGATAGCTTTAGACACATGTACCTGTTCAAAGATTTCAATGACATTTTTGTAGAAGGAAAACTTAAAGCTTTTCTCGATGACTTGTATTCTGGCAAACTTCATCGTGAATTTCATTATGGTCCTGACACCAGTAATGATATACCACAAATTACTGGAAAACAAGTGAAAACGCCCACAACACCACCAGAGTCTGCATTCAAGAAACTGGCACCAAGcaaaaatagatatacaaTAGTTAAGGATGAACTATAA